The stretch of DNA TAGCTAAATTTTTGAATCAATTAATTATACAGACAGAAATGATTGATGCAAGCAATACAAAACTAGAAATTGAATTAAGTTTAAATAATGCAGAGATTAATATAATCAGTCAGTATTATAATTTAATATACACAACTGGGACTTTATAATAAAAATGATGAAAGAAGAATTAAATAATATGGGGAGTATTAATCCTAATGATCCTAATAAAATTGATATTAATCTTAAACAGAAGGTAAATAAAAAGCAGAAAATAAGTACGATTTGTATTAATTTATCTGTTTTTGTACTTGTAGTTCTTTGTTTTTACTGGTTAGTAAAAAAATATTATCGTATCGGAGATAATACATATACAGAATCTGCTCAAATAGAAGAGTTTATTAATCCTATAAATACACGTGTATCAGCTTATATAAAGGAAATTAGATTTATTGAACATCAGGAAGTAAGGAAAGGCGATACTTTAGTAGTTTTAGATAATAGAGAAATTTTAACTCAATTAAGACAAGCTGAAGCTGCTTATAAGGCTGCAAATGTATCGAAGAATATAACAAACAACTCAATTAATACAGTATCTAATACAGTATCAATTGCTGAATCTAATATTGCAGGTGCTAAAGCTAGGCTTTGGAATGCTGAACAAAATTTAAATCGCTATAAAAACTTATTAGAAGTTGAAGCAATAAGTAAACAGCAATTTGATCAAGTGAAAACCGAGTATGATATTGCTAATGCTAGTTATAAAGCATTAATTGGACAACAAAATACAGCGAAATTAACCGTAAATGAAACAGAAGTTAAAATCGGTTTAAATGAAGCTGATATTTTAAAAACAAAAGCAGCTTTAGACATGGCTAAATTAAATTTATCGTATACAATAATTACTGCACCATATGATGGCGTTATGGGTAGAAGATTAATTAACGAAGGACAGCTTTTACAAGCTGGGCAACAAATAAGTACTATCGTATTAAAAGATAGCAAATGGATTACGGCTAATTTTTTAGAGTCACAAATGCCTTCTATACATATAGGTACAAAACTCAAAATGACAGCCGATGCTTTAGGCGGTGAAGAATTTGAGGGTGTTGTTACTGCAATTTCAGCTGCTACCGGTTCTAAATATGCTAATATGCCAATTGATAATTCAACTGGTAATTTTGTTAAAATCCAGCAAAGAATTCCTGTTCGTATTGAGTTTACAAAAGTAAATGATAAAAATAAAATTAGTCATTTACGTGCAGGTATGAATATGAATATAGAGTTAAAATCTAATTAATTGGAATTATATAATCGAGGTCCTTTTTCTGAAAAAGTTCCAAAAATATTACAATTACTACTTTTGATAGTATATGCATTTGTATTCTTTAATATGAATGCTGTTTATACAACTAATATATCATTTTTGGTAGGTGATACAGGTGAGATGTCAGAATATTTTGTTTGGGCTAACTATGCAATGACAATTGGTATGGGGGCAGTAATGCCTTTAATTGTGCGTATTAAATCTTTTTTTAAATCAAAACAAATTATGATTTTCTCATTACTTGTTTTAATGATTCTATTTTTAGCAATTGGAAAAACAAAAAATGGATTAGTATTTGTCGGTTTATCTTTATTAATTGGTTTCTTTAAGATGTTAGGTATGATGGAAATTAATTTACCATTATTATCCATATTGTCTAAAGATGGAAATAAAGGAAGATTTTATGCAGTCTTCTATTTTCTTATATTGGTATTTGCTCAATTTTCAGGTTATTACGCCGTAGAAATCAGTTTATTATTTGGATGGAATACCATTTACTATAGTTTATCATTCGCTTGCTTAATTTTGATCCTTATTAGCTTGTTAGCACAACATAATCTTCATTTTATGAAAAAAGTACCATTGTATGATGTTGATTGGGTTAGCTTAGTTATTTACACTATAGGTTTAATGTTCTTAGCATATATTTTATCATTTGGTAAGCAAAAAAATTGGTTTGATTCTTTAGATATTATATATGCATCCTTTATTTTCATTGTTTTATTTTTTCTTTTTCTTTTACGTCAACAATTAATCAAAAGACCATACATTTCATGTAAACCATTCAAAAAAAGAAATGTTATAAGTGGGTTAGTATTTTTAAGTTTTTTAGGTGTATTTTTAGCTACCTCATCAATTCAAAACACATTTGCTGTTGGTATTTTAGGATATGATCTCCTTGCTAATGCCTATTTAAATATTTTGATGATTCCAGGATTATTCTTAGCATTATTAATTTGTTTAAAATGGTTTTCTGTAAAGTTACCTGTTAAAATATTAATCTTTTTAGGATTTTCTTCATTTACAGCCTATTCCTTCATAATGTATTATTCTATAGGTATTCAGTTTGATTATAATAATTGGTATTTATTACAATTTTTAAAAGGATTAGGTATGGGAATTTTATTTATAGTTATATGGAGACATACATTAGATCAATTAAGTATACAAGGTATGCTTTGGGTTATTGGTGTCATTTTAGTTTGGAGGACATTCATATCATTAGGAGTTTTTTCCTCATTATTTAGTTGGTACCAATCTCAATTTCAAATTCAAAGTTTGAATCATATAGCACTATATCTTGATTACACGAATCTATTTCAGATAAAATCTTCTGATATTAAAGATGTACAATACAATGCAATATTAGTTTCTATTAAAATCATATATGCATATGTGTCCTTATTGGGATTTATAGCTTTACTATATGTATTGGTTTATGATTTTATTTTTTTTAAAAAAAATACATACTAATTAGTAACTTTTTTAAAATACTGATTAAAGTTCAATTATATTAAGAATTATGTCTAATTATTTTAGTGGTGTAGGAAATTATGTACCTACTCAAACAATAACAAATTCATTTTTTAAAGATTATCAATTTTTAGATGAAATGGGTAATTTATTACCACAAAATAATGCAATTATTGCAGAAAAATTAAAAAAAAATACAGGTATTGAGGAGAGGAGGTATGCAAATGAAAATCAAGTAACTTCTGATCTTGGATATCAAGCAGCTCTAATGGCTATTAATGATGCGGGTATAGATTCAGAAACTATCGATTATATTATTTTTGCCCATAATTTTGGAGATATTAAAATCAATAGCATACAATCCGATGCAGTTCCCAGCTTAGCTTCACGAGTAAAAAAATTATTAAAAATTAAAAATCCTTATTGTGTTGCATATGACGTGATTTTTGGATGTCCTGGTTGGATAGAAGCTGTAATTCAAGCAAACACTTTTATAAATGTAGGCTTTGCAAAAAGATGTTTAGTTATAGGCGCAGAAACGTTATCTAAAATTGTTGATAAACATGATAGAGATACTATGATTTATGCGGATGGTGCTGGTGCTGTTATTATAGAAAAAGCATTAGGTGACAAAGGGATTTATTCACATCTATCTTCCTCTTATACATATCAAGAAAATGATTATTTATATTTTGGTAATTCTTATAATAAAAATATTTGTCAAAATACTAAATATATAAAAATGAATGGACGTAAGATTTATGAATTTGCTTTAAATAATGTTCCTAAGGCCATGAAAAAATGTATTGACGATAGTAAGTTTGATATTAGACAAATTAGTAAAATTATTATTCATCAGGCAAATGAAAAAATGGATGAAGCAATAGTGAATAGATTTTATAGACTATTTAAAATGCAACCTCCTGAAAACATCATGCCAATGATTATTAGTAAATTAGGTAATAGTAGTGTTGCTACTATACCAATTTTATTAACAATGTTATTAAATAACGAAGTAGAGAATCATCAAATTAATGATGGAGATATAGTTTTATTTGCTTCAGTTGGTGCTGGTATGAATATTAATACTTTTATATATAGATTCTAATTTTTTATAATCAATTAATATAACAACACCATATTTTGGCTAAGTAAATCACCATAAAAACATTAGAATTTGTACCTTTGTATAAGAATAAAGAAGTTCAAAACAATACATTACTTGTTTAGCGACTAAATGACGACTTATTTTTGCTCCCTGTCCCGTCCTGAAATAAGTTGACACTAAATCAACTTATTATGAACTCATCAGATTCAGAAAGAAAAAAGAGAACACAACGCGATTACACCTTAGGCTTTAAATTAGCCGTTGTATCCCAAATAGAAAAAGGCGACTTTACTTACAAACAAGCTCAAAAATGCTATGGAATACAAGGAAGAAGTACAGTTTTGGTTTGGCTCAGAAAATATGGTAACTTAGATTGGAGCAAACCAATTATTCATACTATGTCAAAATCAGAAGAAACTCCAGCGCAAAAAATTAAACGGTTAGAACAAGAATTGGCTGATGAAAAGCTAAGAGTCAAAATACTTAATACAATGATTGATATAGCCGATGAACAGCTTGGTACTCAAATCAGAAAAAGTACAATACCCAACAATCCTCAAACTCCAAAAACAAGAAATAACTGTTTCTTGCTCATGTCGATTGCTTGGGTTAAGTCGCCAAAGTTTCTATGCTGCACTAAAACGTCATTCTATTCGAGAATCAGAGCTTTTACAGGTTAAAAAATTAGTTCTAGAAGTTCGAATAAAATTACCAAGAATAGGAACTCGAAAGCTTTATTATATTCTGAATGAACAGCTAAAAGAGCTAAACATAAAGATGGGTCGAGATGCTTTGTTTGATTATCTGAGAAGAGAAAATTTACTTATAACACCTAAAAAACAATACACAAGAACCACATTCTCTAAACATTGGTTAAGGAAACATCCTAATTTATACAAAGAAATAGAGATTAATAAACCAGAACAGGTCTTTGTAAGTGATATAACGTATGTAAAAACCAAGCAAGCCGTTTGTTATCTTTCTTTAGTGACAGATGCTTATAGTCGAAAAATAATGGGTTATTCTGTAAGTGAAAATATGAATGCGGAAAATGTATCTATAGCGCTAAAAATGGCTATTAAAAATAGAATAAATAATGAGAAATTAATCCATCATTCGGATAGAGGCTTACAGTATTGCTCGGAATATTATCAGACAATTTTAAAACAAAATCAGATCATACCATCGATGACAGACGGCTATGATTGTTATCAAAATGCTTTAGCGGAAAGAATTAATGGGATATTGAAACAAGAGTTTTTAATCGAAAAAACAAAAGATATTACTGAATTAACCAAAATGGTAGAACAAAGTGTGTATCTTTATAATAACACACGACCTCATTTGAGTCTCAATATGCAGACCCCTGAAATGAGACACAAAAAATCCGAAGAAATAAAATCTCTTCAGATATAAATATTGTTTAATAACTGTCAATCTATTTTAGGACTAGTCACCCCCTTCGGGAAGCTACTAAAATAGAGGAACACGAGATGAGGTTCGAATCCCTCACTCTCCGCTAAAAGCCTTGAAGTTTATCCTTCGAGGCTTTTTTTATTTTTTTAAATTTAATTTTTAAAACTACCACCTCACTAAATCAATCTCACCAAATTTGATTATATCTCTTTTTGATATTTATATGAAGTGATTAAACTTGTCTCGAACTACAAATATTCATTTTGAAGATTAATTGATTTGTGACTAGAGTATAAAAACACATTTATATGATTAAAATCTTTTAATAACATATAGATGGAAATAAATTTTAAATCAAATGGATGAATTTATTATGCTATAATTTAAATTTTTACAAATCTTTTAGAATATTTATAATTCAATATTAAAATTATTAATAGAAAATAGAGCTATCGGTTATTATTTAATTTGGAAATTACCTTTTTTATAAAACAATTTAAAGAAACCGCGCAATAGAATTTTTAAAATATACTAAGGCATGTTTTGTAAGTATTGATTCGACAATTGCCAGCAAAGTGTCGTTATATCAAAACAGATTCATTACTGTCGTATCCAATTTTTGGTACATAATTTATAGTATATGCATATTTTGGAAAAAAAATAATTAATTAAAAATCTAATATTTATAAATTTATTCATTTAAAAATAATTAATTAAGCTTTGAACGTATTGGTAATTAATGAATTAGTTAAAAGTTAACTTTCTTATTTAGTATATTTACAAAATAAAACTAACTAACTATAACAACTCATGTATAAATTAACAACGATATTATTTTTAATTGTATCAGGAATACTTTGTTATACAACATATTCTTATAAAGATCAACATGACTTAGTACAAGAAGAACGAAATGTATTAAAAATTGAAATTTCAAACCTTGAAGAGGATAAAAAGTATTTAAATTCTAAAGTAAAGGGTTTAGAGGAAGTTTTAAAATCATTGGGTAGAGAAGTAGAAATTTTAGAACAAAAATTTTCAGGTGAACAATCTTTATATCGCGTCAATGATCGATTGACGCAGCGCAATTCAAATGCATCAAATAATATCATTGAAACAAAAATTGATGGAACTTTTAATGGGTGGAATGGTGAGTCAATTTTCAAAATGAAAAATGGTTCTGTTTGGCAACAAGCGAGCTATGCTTATCAATACCATTATGCTTATAATCCTGATGTAACAATTTATCTAAAAGATGGTAAAAATTACATGAAAGTTGAGGGAGTTAATGAAGCACTTCATGTCAAACGTATTAAGTAATTTGCGAATCATTTGTAATGCGTGGTCTAAGACTATTTTAGGCCACATTAAAATTTGATTAGAATCATTGTATACGTTTTCATTTTACATGCTATTCTATAATTTTGTAAAAAAGAAAAAGGATGCAAATTATTCTCATCGAAGACGATAAACGAATTAGCGATTTTATTCTAAAAGGCTTAGAAGAAAACGGTCATTTTGTAACATTGTGTAAAAGTGCAGAAGCGTTTATAGATGAATATTTACAACATTCCTTTGATTTAATCATTTGTGATATCATGCTTCCAGGAATGGACGGTATGCAGTTGGTACAAACCATTCGTTACAAAAAAATCTATACGCCTATTCTGATGTTAACGGCTCTAAGCTCGGTGCAAGATAAAGTATCAGCGCTAGATTTTGGTGCCGATGATTATATGACCAAACCTTTTCATTTTGATGAATTATTATCACGAATCAATGCTTTAACCCGCCGTTTTCAGTACGCTCAAAAAGAAGAAAAATCGAATGTATTTCTTTTTGGAGATATTTCAGTGGATGTACAACAACATCAAGTTAAAGTAGCCAATGAAGAAGTGGTTTTGTCCCCGCGCGAATTTAAATTATTGAATTATCTGATTGAAAATGCCAATAAAGCCGTTTCAAGAATTCAGATTTTAAATGCAGTTTGGGGAATTACATTCGAAAACCACACCAATGTCGTAGATGTTTATATTTCGTATTTGAGAAATAAAATCGAGAAAAATAGAAAGTATATTTTCACGATCAAAGGCGTAGGATATATGTTAAAAACAGAGGAATAATATGAAATTAAGAAATCGTTTATCCATTTATGCTGTATTAATTTTCAGTATTATCATTCTGACCGTGTCGGCTATCGTCTACT from Faecalibacter sp. LW9 encodes:
- a CDS encoding HlyD family secretion protein, which gives rise to MGSINPNDPNKIDINLKQKVNKKQKISTICINLSVFVLVVLCFYWLVKKYYRIGDNTYTESAQIEEFINPINTRVSAYIKEIRFIEHQEVRKGDTLVVLDNREILTQLRQAEAAYKAANVSKNITNNSINTVSNTVSIAESNIAGAKARLWNAEQNLNRYKNLLEVEAISKQQFDQVKTEYDIANASYKALIGQQNTAKLTVNETEVKIGLNEADILKTKAALDMAKLNLSYTIITAPYDGVMGRRLINEGQLLQAGQQISTIVLKDSKWITANFLESQMPSIHIGTKLKMTADALGGEEFEGVVTAISAATGSKYANMPIDNSTGNFVKIQQRIPVRIEFTKVNDKNKISHLRAGMNMNIELKSN
- a CDS encoding IS3 family transposase (programmed frameshift), whose protein sequence is MNSSDSERKKRTQRDYTLGFKLAVVSQIEKGDFTYKQAQKCYGIQGRSTVLVWLRKYGNLDWSKPIIHTMSKSEETPAQKIKRLEQELADEKLRVKILNTMIDIADEQLGTQIRKSTIPNKILKLQKQEITVSCSCRLLGLSRQSFYAALKRHSIRESELLQVKKLVLEVRIKLPRIGTRKLYYILNEQLKELNIKMGRDALFDYLRRENLLITPKKQYTRTTFSKHWLRKHPNLYKEIEINKPEQVFVSDITYVKTKQAVCYLSLVTDAYSRKIMGYSVSENMNAENVSIALKMAIKNRINNEKLIHHSDRGLQYCSEYYQTILKQNQIIPSMTDGYDCYQNALAERINGILKQEFLIEKTKDITELTKMVEQSVYLYNNTRPHLSLNMQTPEMRHKKSEEIKSLQI
- a CDS encoding response regulator transcription factor; this encodes MQIILIEDDKRISDFILKGLEENGHFVTLCKSAEAFIDEYLQHSFDLIICDIMLPGMDGMQLVQTIRYKKIYTPILMLTALSSVQDKVSALDFGADDYMTKPFHFDELLSRINALTRRFQYAQKEEKSNVFLFGDISVDVQQHQVKVANEEVVLSPREFKLLNYLIENANKAVSRIQILNAVWGITFENHTNVVDVYISYLRNKIEKNRKYIFTIKGVGYMLKTEE
- a CDS encoding ketoacyl-ACP synthase III, whose protein sequence is MSNYFSGVGNYVPTQTITNSFFKDYQFLDEMGNLLPQNNAIIAEKLKKNTGIEERRYANENQVTSDLGYQAALMAINDAGIDSETIDYIIFAHNFGDIKINSIQSDAVPSLASRVKKLLKIKNPYCVAYDVIFGCPGWIEAVIQANTFINVGFAKRCLVIGAETLSKIVDKHDRDTMIYADGAGAVIIEKALGDKGIYSHLSSSYTYQENDYLYFGNSYNKNICQNTKYIKMNGRKIYEFALNNVPKAMKKCIDDSKFDIRQISKIIIHQANEKMDEAIVNRFYRLFKMQPPENIMPMIISKLGNSSVATIPILLTMLLNNEVENHQINDGDIVLFASVGAGMNINTFIYRF